The genomic stretch AAGAGGCCATCCCTCTTCTAAAGGAGTTCTCCAACCTGGGCTACAACCTGGTCGCCACGTCCGGCACGGCCGACGCCTTGCAGGCGGCCGGCGTCAGCGTCCAGCAGGTCAACAAGATCGGTGAGGGCTCGCCCCACCTGATCGACCTCGTCCGGGAGGATAAGGTGCAGCTGATCATCAACACCCTCACCAAGGGCAAACAGCCGGAGCGCGACGGCTTCCGCATCCGCCGGGCGGCGGTGGAGCACTCCATCCCCTGCCTGACCTCTCTCGACACGGCCCGGGTCATCCTCCAGACCCTGCGCACCATTCACGGCGGCGGCGACTTTGACATGGTGCCGCTGCAAGAGTATCTCGCCTAAGGGCGGAGGGAGTGACGAAGGTGCCTGCTGAAAGCAACGTGCTGTCTGAGTCTAAGGCCCCCTCTGAACTGAACAGATCTGCTGAAACGAAGGGGTCAGCGAAAAGAATTTCCTCTACCAACAGTTCTGCCGTGCTGGCCGACGCCGCCATCTTATCTCAAGAACTACTGAAGCCGGGCTTTTTCCGCCTTGTTCTCTCCGCGCCGGAACTGGCCCGGCGCTGCCAGCCCGGCCAGTTTGTTCAGGTTCGCGTCAGTGACGGCATCGACCCGCTGCTGCCTCGTCCGATCAGCATCCACGGTTTCGACGGGGAGCAGGGGACCCTCTCGCTGCTCTACCATGTGGCCGGACAGGGGACGGGCAAGCTGTCTCGTCTCGCCGCCGGAGCGTCGCTAAAGGTCTGGGGACCCCTCGGGAGAGGGTGGGTCATGCCCGATCATCTTACCAAAACTTCCTCTCTTCGCGATGTCGACAACCGAATCAGGGGTTCCGAAGATCTTGTCGGCGGCCCTGAAGATATTCAGACTGACGCTCCTGGTGATGCAGGTAAAATCTTGCCCCTCTTCGTCGCCGGCGGCATCGGCGTCGCGCCGCTGCCGCCGCTGGCCAAGGCCTGGCGCGACTTGGGGGCGGAAGCGATCCTGCTCTACGGCGCCCGTT from Heliomicrobium modesticaldum Ice1 encodes the following:
- a CDS encoding dihydroorotate dehydrogenase electron transfer subunit, whose amino-acid sequence is MPAESNVLSESKAPSELNRSAETKGSAKRISSTNSSAVLADAAILSQELLKPGFFRLVLSAPELARRCQPGQFVQVRVSDGIDPLLPRPISIHGFDGEQGTLSLLYHVAGQGTGKLSRLAAGASLKVWGPLGRGWVMPDHLTKTSSLRDVDNRIRGSEDLVGGPEDIQTDAPGDAGKILPLFVAGGIGVAPLPPLAKAWRDLGAEAILLYGARSADQTVTADEFAAMGVDVRIATEDGSAGVTGRVTELLKGLHTGDKLPLLYACGPKPMLKAVAQLADERGWPCQVSLEERMCCGLGACLSCVCKKKADDGKDGGKGWTHAKVCTDGPVFWSREVVWNG